A single region of the Salvia miltiorrhiza cultivar Shanhuang (shh) chromosome 8, IMPLAD_Smil_shh, whole genome shotgun sequence genome encodes:
- the LOC130998632 gene encoding uncharacterized protein LOC130998632: MNRNKEEEDDEKWLKIWDCGSPLYDAYELVAVSHVVERNCMILPYLSGSRNDDVADSCSSEKAVETTSERPSVMGFFCRNVWKRKRDGERDHKVKRHKISGISKIFAWRK; encoded by the coding sequence atgaatAGAAATAAAGAGGAAGAAGACGATGAGAAATGGTTGAAGATTTGGGATTGTGGGAGCCCTTTATATGATGCATATGAATTGGTTGCAGTGAGCCATGTTGTCGAGAGGAACTGCATGATTCTGCCTTATCTCAGTGGATCGAGAAACGATGACGTGGCGGATTCGTGCTCGTCGGAGAAGGCGGTCGAGACGACGTCGGAGAGGCCGTCGGTGATGGGTTTCTTCTGCAGGAACGTGtggaagaggaagagagatggagagagagatCACAAGGTTAAGAGGCACAAAATTAGTGGGATTTCTAAGATTTTTGCATGGAGAAAATAG
- the LOC130998915 gene encoding jasmonoyl--L-amino acid synthetase JAR6 isoform X2: MLEKMEERFDPEAVIEEFETLSRDAGRVQRETLQKILDENGGTEYMQRCGLNGRSDPDSFKACVPIVSHSDLEPYIQRIADGNSPCALTGKPITTISLSSGTTQGKPKFVPFNDELMESTMQIYKTSFAYRNREYPIGNGKALQFIYSSKQFKTKGGLAAGTATTNVYRNAQFKKTMRAMQTPCCSPDEVIFGPDFHQSLYCHLLCGLIFRDEVQVVSSTFAHSIVHAFRTFEQVWEELVTDIREGTLSSRITVPSIRAAMGKLLEPNPELANTIYSKISGLSNWYGLIQELFPSTKYIYGIMTGSMEPYLKKLRHYAGELPLLSADYGSSEGWIGANVNPKLTPEVATFAVLPNIGYFEFIPLREDLNCQGQEAKPVELTDVKIGEEYEILITNFAGLYRYRLGDVVKVKGFHNSTPELQFICRRNLLLTINIDKNTEKDLQLAVEAAAQLLAGEKLEVVDFTSRVDLLSEPGHYVVFWEISGDPQDELLQECCNCLDRSFVDAGYLSSRKVRAIGPLELRIVRKGTFHKILDHYVGLGAAVSQFKTPRCVGPTNNTVLQILSVNAVRSYFSTAY, encoded by the exons ATGCTGGAGAAAATGGAGGAAAGATTTGATCCAGAAGCAGTGATAGAGGAATTCGAGACGTTGTCAAGGGATGCAGGGAGGGTTCAGAGGGAAACACTGCAGAAAATCTTGGATGAAAATGGTGGAACTGAGTATATGCAGAGATGTGGGCTTAATGGAAGGAGTGATCCTGATAGTTTCAAGGCCTGTGTTCCCATTGTCTCCCACAGTGACTTGGAGCCTTACATTCAGCGAATCGCAGACGGGAATAGCCCCTGCGCCCTCACCGGAAAACCAATAACCACCATTTCCTTGAG TTCTGGTACAACTCAAGGGAAGCCTAAGTTTGTGCCTTTCAACGACGAATTGATGGAGAGCACGATGCAGATATACAAGACCTCATTCGCCTATAGGAATAG GGAGTATCCGATTGGGAATGGGAAGGCGTTGCAGTTCATCTATAGCAGCAAGCAGTTCAAGACGAAAGGCGGCCTAGCTGCTGGAACTGCCACAACCAACGTCTACCGCAATGCACAGTTCAAGAAAACGATGAGGGCAATGCAGACGCCGTGCTGCAGCCCCGATGAAGTCATCTTCGGACCAGATTTCCACCAGTCGTTGTACTGCCATCTTCTGTGCGGACTGATTTTCAGAGACGAGGTTCAGGTTGTCTCGTCCACGTTCGCCCACAGCATTGTCCACGCTTTCCGGACCTTCGAACAAGTCTGGGAAGAGCTCGTCACTGATATCCGTGAAGGGACCTTGAGCAGCCGGATTACAGTCCCATCAATCCGAGCAGCCATGGGAAAGCTGCTCGAGCCGAATCCTGAACTGGCAAATACCATATATAGCAAGATCTCGGGGCTAAGCAACTGGTATGGACTAATCCAAGAGCTGTTTCCGAGCACCAAGTACATATACGGGATCATGACCGGGTCCATGGAGCCGTATCTGAAAAAATTGAGGCATTATGCCGGTGAGCTACCTTTGTTAAGTGCAGATTACGGATCTTCCGAGGGATGGATAGGAGCCAACGTCAATCCCAAGCTCACCCCGGAGGTGGCCACATTTGCTGTGCTCCCTAATATTGGCTATTTCGAATTCATCCCTTTAAGAGAGGACCTGAACTGCCAAGGGCAAGAGGCGAAACCCGTGGAACTCACCGATGTCAAGATAGGCGAGGAGTATGAGATCTTAATCACCAATTTTGCAG GATTGTACCGTTATAGGTTAGGCGACGTAGTGAAGGTGAAAGGTTTCCACAACTCGACTCCGGAGCTGCAGTTCATCTGCAGGAGGAATCTCCTGCTCACGATCAACATCGACAAGAACACCGAGAAGGATCTGCAGCTCGCGGTGGAAGCAGCGGCCCAGCTGCTGGCGGGGGAGAAGCTCGAGGTCGTGGATTTCACCAGCCGCGTGGACCTGTTGTCCGAGCCCGGCCACTACGTGGTCTTCTGGGAGATCAGCGGGGACCCCCAAGACGAGCTCCTCCAGGAGTGCTGCAACTGCCTCGACAGGTCCTTCGTGGACGCGGGGTACCTGAGCTCGCGCAAGGTCCGGGCCATCGGGCCGCTGGAGCTCCGGATCGTGAGGAAGGGGACCTTCCACAAGATACTGGACCACTACGTGGGGCTCGGGGCCGCCGTCAGCCAGTTCAAGACGCCGCGCTGCGTGGGCCCCACCAACAACACCGTGCTGCAGATCCTGTCTGTGAATGCTGTGAGGAGCTACTTCAGCACTGCATATTAG
- the LOC130998915 gene encoding jasmonoyl--L-amino acid synthetase JAR4 isoform X1: MCFFTEFNRTCLISFLLIELVKMLEKMEERFDPEAVIEEFETLSRDAGRVQRETLQKILDENGGTEYMQRCGLNGRSDPDSFKACVPIVSHSDLEPYIQRIADGNSPCALTGKPITTISLSSGTTQGKPKFVPFNDELMESTMQIYKTSFAYRNREYPIGNGKALQFIYSSKQFKTKGGLAAGTATTNVYRNAQFKKTMRAMQTPCCSPDEVIFGPDFHQSLYCHLLCGLIFRDEVQVVSSTFAHSIVHAFRTFEQVWEELVTDIREGTLSSRITVPSIRAAMGKLLEPNPELANTIYSKISGLSNWYGLIQELFPSTKYIYGIMTGSMEPYLKKLRHYAGELPLLSADYGSSEGWIGANVNPKLTPEVATFAVLPNIGYFEFIPLREDLNCQGQEAKPVELTDVKIGEEYEILITNFAGLYRYRLGDVVKVKGFHNSTPELQFICRRNLLLTINIDKNTEKDLQLAVEAAAQLLAGEKLEVVDFTSRVDLLSEPGHYVVFWEISGDPQDELLQECCNCLDRSFVDAGYLSSRKVRAIGPLELRIVRKGTFHKILDHYVGLGAAVSQFKTPRCVGPTNNTVLQILSVNAVRSYFSTAY; this comes from the exons ATGTGTTTTTTCACTGAATTTAACCGAACTTGTTTGATCAG CTTCTTGTTGATTGAATTAGTGAAGATGCTGGAGAAAATGGAGGAAAGATTTGATCCAGAAGCAGTGATAGAGGAATTCGAGACGTTGTCAAGGGATGCAGGGAGGGTTCAGAGGGAAACACTGCAGAAAATCTTGGATGAAAATGGTGGAACTGAGTATATGCAGAGATGTGGGCTTAATGGAAGGAGTGATCCTGATAGTTTCAAGGCCTGTGTTCCCATTGTCTCCCACAGTGACTTGGAGCCTTACATTCAGCGAATCGCAGACGGGAATAGCCCCTGCGCCCTCACCGGAAAACCAATAACCACCATTTCCTTGAG TTCTGGTACAACTCAAGGGAAGCCTAAGTTTGTGCCTTTCAACGACGAATTGATGGAGAGCACGATGCAGATATACAAGACCTCATTCGCCTATAGGAATAG GGAGTATCCGATTGGGAATGGGAAGGCGTTGCAGTTCATCTATAGCAGCAAGCAGTTCAAGACGAAAGGCGGCCTAGCTGCTGGAACTGCCACAACCAACGTCTACCGCAATGCACAGTTCAAGAAAACGATGAGGGCAATGCAGACGCCGTGCTGCAGCCCCGATGAAGTCATCTTCGGACCAGATTTCCACCAGTCGTTGTACTGCCATCTTCTGTGCGGACTGATTTTCAGAGACGAGGTTCAGGTTGTCTCGTCCACGTTCGCCCACAGCATTGTCCACGCTTTCCGGACCTTCGAACAAGTCTGGGAAGAGCTCGTCACTGATATCCGTGAAGGGACCTTGAGCAGCCGGATTACAGTCCCATCAATCCGAGCAGCCATGGGAAAGCTGCTCGAGCCGAATCCTGAACTGGCAAATACCATATATAGCAAGATCTCGGGGCTAAGCAACTGGTATGGACTAATCCAAGAGCTGTTTCCGAGCACCAAGTACATATACGGGATCATGACCGGGTCCATGGAGCCGTATCTGAAAAAATTGAGGCATTATGCCGGTGAGCTACCTTTGTTAAGTGCAGATTACGGATCTTCCGAGGGATGGATAGGAGCCAACGTCAATCCCAAGCTCACCCCGGAGGTGGCCACATTTGCTGTGCTCCCTAATATTGGCTATTTCGAATTCATCCCTTTAAGAGAGGACCTGAACTGCCAAGGGCAAGAGGCGAAACCCGTGGAACTCACCGATGTCAAGATAGGCGAGGAGTATGAGATCTTAATCACCAATTTTGCAG GATTGTACCGTTATAGGTTAGGCGACGTAGTGAAGGTGAAAGGTTTCCACAACTCGACTCCGGAGCTGCAGTTCATCTGCAGGAGGAATCTCCTGCTCACGATCAACATCGACAAGAACACCGAGAAGGATCTGCAGCTCGCGGTGGAAGCAGCGGCCCAGCTGCTGGCGGGGGAGAAGCTCGAGGTCGTGGATTTCACCAGCCGCGTGGACCTGTTGTCCGAGCCCGGCCACTACGTGGTCTTCTGGGAGATCAGCGGGGACCCCCAAGACGAGCTCCTCCAGGAGTGCTGCAACTGCCTCGACAGGTCCTTCGTGGACGCGGGGTACCTGAGCTCGCGCAAGGTCCGGGCCATCGGGCCGCTGGAGCTCCGGATCGTGAGGAAGGGGACCTTCCACAAGATACTGGACCACTACGTGGGGCTCGGGGCCGCCGTCAGCCAGTTCAAGACGCCGCGCTGCGTGGGCCCCACCAACAACACCGTGCTGCAGATCCTGTCTGTGAATGCTGTGAGGAGCTACTTCAGCACTGCATATTAG